From a region of the Methanoculleus receptaculi genome:
- a CDS encoding class I SAM-dependent methyltransferase: MGEERWCLVVSGQEAEERRRRLLEAGLLDRRYRPRQEGGTVLLPLTDEFPGAVRREFEAVPERPNLPRHEIVGGIAIMQENDPAGAGRVLTSRPSLHTVLFPETPVEGEYRTRRFAVLAGVPATRTRVTEYGLRFDVDLSLAYFSARLSTERQRILAAMEKGERVLDMFAGVGPFAITLARKADLVVAVDINPAAVHLLVGNITLNRMNNVVPVLADAGHLPRYGFRPFDRVVMNLPMAAPRYLPEAAALCRDGGTIHLYALQEREGEHLPLIRGVTRGEVLERRVRTYSPGKWHAVYDITLER, from the coding sequence GTGGGTGAAGAACGGTGGTGCCTGGTGGTGTCAGGGCAGGAGGCCGAAGAGAGAAGGCGCCGACTGCTTGAGGCAGGGCTCCTTGACCGGCGGTATAGGCCGCGCCAGGAGGGCGGTACCGTCCTTCTCCCCCTTACCGATGAGTTTCCTGGTGCGGTGCGCCGGGAGTTTGAGGCGGTGCCGGAACGCCCCAACCTTCCACGCCACGAGATCGTCGGCGGGATCGCCATCATGCAGGAGAACGATCCCGCTGGCGCCGGGCGGGTGCTCACCTCAAGACCGTCGCTGCACACCGTGCTCTTCCCCGAGACCCCCGTCGAGGGTGAGTACCGGACCCGCAGGTTTGCCGTCCTTGCCGGTGTCCCCGCCACCCGCACCAGGGTGACGGAGTATGGACTCCGTTTTGACGTAGACCTATCCCTTGCCTACTTCTCCGCCAGGCTCTCCACCGAGCGGCAACGGATTCTTGCGGCGATGGAGAAGGGTGAGCGGGTTCTTGATATGTTCGCCGGTGTGGGGCCTTTTGCGATCACCCTGGCCCGTAAAGCGGATCTTGTGGTTGCGGTGGACATTAACCCTGCTGCCGTCCATCTCCTGGTCGGCAACATCACCCTCAACCGGATGAACAATGTCGTTCCGGTGCTTGCGGACGCCGGTCACCTGCCCCGGTATGGGTTTCGCCCGTTTGACCGGGTTGTCATGAACCTCCCCATGGCCGCGCCGCGGTACCTCCCGGAGGCCGCAGCGCTCTGTCGGGACGGAGGAACGATCCATCTCTATGCCCTGCAGGAGCGGGAAGGGGAGCACCTCCCTCTGATCCGCGGGGTTACCCGGGGCGAGGTCCTCGAGCGGCGGGTCAGGACATACTCTCCGGGAAAGTGGCATGCGGTTTACGATATCACCCTGGAGAGGTAA
- a CDS encoding ABC transporter permease: MYEIIEGFIEAIRLIVTLDPDVMAIAARSIVISLTATIIASLISLPLGAAINFGNFRGRKGLINLIQTLYSLPTVIVGLLIFLIISRAGPLGFLRLLFTPTAMIIAQTVLIIPIMTGLTISALSGVDPVIRDTLTSLGATRFQFLINIMKEARFAILAAVAVGFGRAISEVGAAILVGGNIAASSFMSSTRVLTTAISLETSMGNIPQSIALGIVLLIIALGVNLVISTLQQGRNP; this comes from the coding sequence ATGTACGAGATCATCGAGGGGTTCATCGAGGCGATCAGGCTCATCGTCACGCTCGATCCCGACGTTATGGCCATCGCCGCACGAAGCATCGTCATATCGCTCACCGCAACCATCATCGCCTCACTGATATCTCTCCCGCTCGGGGCAGCGATCAACTTCGGGAATTTCAGGGGTAGAAAGGGCCTCATCAACCTGATCCAGACACTATACTCCCTCCCGACGGTCATCGTAGGGCTCCTGATCTTCCTGATCATCTCCCGCGCCGGGCCGCTCGGGTTTTTAAGACTGCTCTTCACCCCGACCGCCATGATCATCGCACAGACAGTCCTCATCATACCGATAATGACCGGTCTCACAATATCCGCGCTCTCGGGGGTCGATCCGGTCATCAGGGACACCCTGACCTCGCTAGGGGCGACACGGTTCCAGTTCCTTATAAACATCATGAAAGAAGCCCGTTTCGCGATCCTGGCGGCCGTCGCGGTCGGGTTTGGTCGGGCGATATCCGAGGTTGGAGCGGCCATCCTTGTCGGCGGCAACATAGCGGCGTCATCTTTTATGAGTTCGACCCGCGTCCTGACCACCGCGATATCGCTTGAGACGTCGATGGGTAACATCCCGCAGTCCATCGCTCTCGGGATCGTCCTGCTTATCATCGCTCTCGGGGTCAATCTCGTCATATCAACGCTGCAACAGGGCAGGAATCCATGA
- a CDS encoding ABC transporter ATP-binding protein, with protein MIELDGVSKEFDGKRVLDGVTGRVEDGEIFAVIGPSGAGKSTLLRLVGLLDTPTAGTIRINGIDIHASKEQSLRIRRTIGMVFQKPAVFNTTVAENIAIGLRFRGVERRTIMKKVRGALDMVGLAGYEERRARTLSGGEMQRVALARAMVIEPEILLMDEPTANLDPVSVEKIEELVIRINRELGTTILFSTHDMYQGQRLAHRIAVLMNGRFAQVGTPREVFTIPATRDLARFVGIENILEGVVVGREDGGIASIDVGSTRVRARSSFGPGERVALCIRPEDMQIAPAERGVGNPGGNTLQGTIISIVPRGPFSRVTVDCGFMLSSILSWKKVDDLELQEGGLVVVSFVPESVHVVSAGES; from the coding sequence ATGATTGAACTTGACGGAGTCTCAAAAGAGTTCGACGGCAAGAGGGTGCTCGACGGTGTCACCGGCAGGGTTGAGGACGGGGAGATCTTCGCCGTCATCGGGCCGAGCGGGGCCGGAAAATCAACCCTGCTGCGTCTGGTCGGCCTCCTGGACACTCCGACAGCAGGGACCATCCGGATCAACGGGATCGATATCCACGCCAGCAAAGAGCAGAGCCTCAGGATCCGCCGGACGATCGGGATGGTCTTTCAGAAACCTGCAGTCTTTAACACGACGGTCGCCGAGAACATCGCCATCGGACTCAGGTTTCGGGGGGTGGAGAGAAGAACGATCATGAAGAAGGTCAGAGGGGCTCTCGATATGGTCGGACTTGCTGGATACGAGGAGCGGCGGGCACGGACACTCTCCGGCGGCGAGATGCAGCGGGTGGCACTCGCCAGGGCGATGGTGATTGAACCGGAGATTCTCCTTATGGATGAACCGACCGCAAACCTGGATCCGGTCTCGGTGGAGAAGATAGAGGAACTGGTCATCCGGATCAACCGCGAACTCGGCACAACGATACTCTTCTCGACCCACGACATGTACCAGGGGCAACGGCTCGCTCACCGGATAGCGGTGCTGATGAACGGCAGGTTCGCACAGGTCGGGACGCCAAGAGAGGTCTTCACCATCCCGGCGACCAGGGATCTCGCCAGATTCGTTGGCATAGAGAACATACTGGAAGGGGTGGTCGTGGGCAGGGAAGACGGAGGGATAGCCTCCATCGATGTCGGCAGCACTCGGGTGAGGGCGCGGTCGTCGTTTGGCCCGGGGGAGAGGGTCGCCCTCTGCATCAGGCCGGAGGATATGCAGATCGCACCGGCGGAGAGAGGGGTGGGCAACCCCGGCGGGAACACGCTCCAGGGCACCATCATATCCATCGTGCCGCGCGGTCCGTTCAGCAGGGTTACGGTCGACTGCGGGTTTATGCTCTCATCTATCCTCTCCTGGAAGAAGGTGGACGACCTGGAACTTCAGGAAGGCGGTCTTGTGGTGGTCTCGTTTGTGCCGGAATCGGTTCATGTCGTCAGCGCGGGCGAGTCCTGA
- a CDS encoding DUF1015 domain-containing protein — translation MVQIYRFAAIRPARRYSEKIPSVPYDVVTADEARECIEKNPLSFLRVSRPDAELPDIPPNDDRVYRRAREVFESMLADGLMERDPEPGMYVYRAVQDGEEFVGLVCCVPTEDYETGKIRRHELTRYDKEEDRTRHIDAVGANTGLVFLLYRDRQGIYSHLHSLIEGVRPDGSTTTASGVLHQIYRITDDAALSHLEDLFSAVPETYIADGHHRAKSAVNVAALRRREGRFTEEAGRFMVVLFPHDRVRIHGYSRLVTDLGRYATPREFLEALRESGWTVRPCGSLDTEGYQIPPLESDAGGRHVMHIYLDEAWYEISRPIADPTNLLGSLDVSVLQKDILKGMLGISDPQADTRLHYMGGAKPLRELERLVDDGRYALAVAMQPVPIETVLAIADAGGVMPPKSTWFEPKLLSGLLVHTID, via the coding sequence ATGGTTCAAATTTATCGTTTCGCGGCGATCCGTCCAGCGCGGCGGTACTCTGAAAAGATCCCATCCGTACCATACGATGTGGTGACAGCAGACGAAGCGCGGGAATGCATCGAGAAGAACCCGCTGAGTTTCCTGCGGGTAAGCCGGCCAGATGCCGAACTCCCCGACATCCCGCCAAACGATGACCGGGTCTACCGACGGGCGCGAGAGGTCTTCGAGAGCATGCTCGCGGATGGGCTGATGGAACGCGACCCGGAGCCTGGGATGTATGTCTACCGGGCAGTACAGGACGGGGAAGAGTTTGTCGGCCTGGTCTGCTGCGTCCCGACAGAAGATTACGAGACAGGGAAGATCCGGCGGCATGAGCTCACCCGTTATGACAAGGAGGAAGACCGAACGCGGCATATAGATGCGGTCGGCGCTAACACCGGCCTTGTGTTCCTGCTCTACCGAGACCGGCAGGGTATCTACTCACACCTTCACTCCCTTATCGAGGGCGTCCGGCCCGACGGAAGCACGACGACTGCATCGGGTGTGCTGCACCAGATTTACCGGATCACAGATGATGCCGCACTCTCTCACCTCGAAGACCTCTTTTCGGCGGTGCCGGAGACTTATATCGCCGACGGGCACCACCGTGCCAAATCCGCGGTGAACGTGGCGGCGTTGCGGAGGCGCGAGGGGAGGTTTACAGAGGAGGCCGGGAGGTTTATGGTGGTTCTCTTTCCTCACGACCGCGTACGTATCCACGGTTACAGCAGACTCGTCACCGACCTTGGCAGATACGCCACTCCCCGCGAGTTCCTCGAGGCGCTCCGTGAATCTGGCTGGACCGTCCGCCCCTGCGGGAGCCTCGATACCGAAGGCTACCAGATCCCGCCGCTTGAGTCTGATGCTGGAGGAAGGCATGTGATGCACATATACCTGGATGAGGCATGGTACGAGATCTCCCGACCGATCGCCGATCCCACCAACCTGCTCGGGTCACTCGACGTCTCTGTCCTCCAGAAAGATATCCTGAAGGGGATGCTTGGAATCTCCGATCCACAGGCTGACACAAGACTCCACTACATGGGCGGGGCGAAACCACTCCGTGAACTCGAGCGACTTGTGGATGACGGCAGATACGCCCTCGCCGTGGCGATGCAGCCGGTGCCGATCGAGACGGTGCTCGCGATAGCCGATGCAGGAGGCGTCATGCCCCCTAAATCCACATGGTTCGAGCCGAAACTCCTTTCCGGGCTTCTGGTTCACACCATAGACTGA
- a CDS encoding ABC transporter substrate-binding protein: MTIYIGIDDTDTRESRGTGRLARAIAAELSRSYPVFGVTRHQLFLHPAIPYTSHNSAAVIHIPERGNGVAADDLFARAKELLLADFIEGSDPGICLAADRQMGQEVTRFGFIAKREVVTQEEARTLARQAGILLEGLGGTEDGVIGALAGVCLAVSGNDGRFVQKGTTRSLHGTSTVAAILASGVDRVMTRDGAAVSEGLVSLKKFPKPAFVGGEAILYVEEENGVYRDIVVG; this comes from the coding sequence ATGACCATCTATATAGGCATTGACGACACCGACACCCGCGAGTCCCGGGGCACCGGCCGACTCGCACGCGCGATTGCAGCTGAACTCTCCCGGTCTTATCCGGTCTTCGGGGTGACACGGCACCAGCTCTTTCTCCATCCTGCCATCCCCTACACCTCACACAACAGCGCCGCGGTCATACACATACCGGAGAGAGGCAATGGAGTTGCGGCCGATGATCTATTCGCGAGAGCCAAGGAACTGCTGCTCGCCGACTTCATCGAGGGGAGCGACCCCGGCATCTGCCTCGCCGCCGACAGGCAGATGGGACAGGAGGTCACCCGCTTTGGCTTCATCGCAAAGAGAGAAGTCGTGACGCAGGAAGAGGCGCGCACGCTCGCCCGCCAGGCAGGGATACTCCTCGAAGGACTTGGCGGGACCGAAGACGGGGTTATCGGGGCGCTGGCGGGCGTCTGCCTCGCGGTATCGGGGAACGACGGTCGTTTTGTCCAGAAAGGGACTACACGAAGCCTGCACGGAACCTCAACCGTGGCCGCAATCCTCGCCTCAGGCGTCGACCGGGTAATGACCCGGGACGGTGCTGCCGTCAGCGAAGGTCTCGTCAGCCTGAAAAAGTTCCCGAAACCCGCCTTTGTCGGAGGTGAGGCGATCCTCTATGTGGAAGAAGAGAATGGGGTCTACCGCGATATCGTGGTGGGATGA
- a CDS encoding substrate-binding domain-containing protein produces the protein MVKKRIIFAVAAVMIAILLICGCTGTETEQQLRIATTTSLYDTGLLDHLKPMFEEEYNTEVLIISAGTGKAIEYGQRGDVDVLMVHDRAREDAFIADGYGINRRVFAYNYFIIVGPESDPAGIKGMEPEEAFTTIREKGMAGESGVVFVSRGDASGTHSKEQAIWKAAGFNYSTEIQGSGDWYREAGTGMGATLEMANELQGYTLSDIGTFLAYQRDLDLVTLVDEGDILLNVYSVMQINPEKYPEINSTPAKAWINFMISDEVQEEIASFGVAEYGQPLFYAAKDAWEKIGVTEAEVKDPVL, from the coding sequence ATGGTGAAAAAAAGAATCATCTTCGCCGTTGCGGCTGTCATGATCGCCATCCTGCTGATCTGCGGCTGTACCGGGACGGAAACCGAGCAGCAACTCCGTATCGCCACTACGACAAGTCTCTACGACACAGGGCTCCTCGATCACCTCAAACCCATGTTTGAAGAGGAGTACAACACCGAGGTCCTGATCATCTCCGCTGGTACCGGCAAAGCGATCGAGTACGGGCAGCGGGGCGACGTGGACGTCCTGATGGTGCACGACCGTGCACGTGAGGATGCCTTCATTGCCGATGGCTACGGCATCAACCGGCGCGTCTTTGCCTACAATTACTTCATCATCGTGGGCCCGGAGTCCGACCCGGCAGGCATAAAGGGCATGGAACCCGAAGAAGCGTTTACAACCATACGCGAGAAGGGTATGGCCGGTGAATCTGGTGTGGTCTTTGTCTCGCGCGGCGACGCGTCAGGCACACACTCCAAGGAGCAGGCCATCTGGAAGGCCGCCGGATTCAACTACTCGACAGAGATCCAGGGCTCCGGCGACTGGTACCGCGAGGCCGGGACCGGCATGGGTGCAACCCTTGAGATGGCAAACGAACTGCAGGGCTACACCCTCTCAGACATAGGCACATTCCTTGCCTACCAGCGTGACCTCGACCTCGTGACACTCGTGGACGAGGGCGATATACTGCTCAACGTCTATTCCGTCATGCAGATCAACCCCGAGAAATACCCGGAGATCAACAGCACGCCGGCAAAAGCCTGGATCAACTTCATGATCTCCGATGAGGTGCAGGAAGAGATCGCCTCCTTCGGCGTCGCGGAGTACGGCCAGCCACTCTTCTACGCTGCAAAGGACGCCTGGGAGAAGATCGGTGTGACCGAGGCCGAAGTGAAAGACCCGGTTCTCTGA
- the hisG gene encoding ATP phosphoribosyltransferase, which translates to MITIALPKGSLEAQTLQVFKEADLEVRRTDRDYNPRIDDPRIGKVKILRPQEIPLYVQMGYFDLGISGVDWVEESGADVVEVANLSYSKTGDGNVKIVVAVHRDEPIEDVTAIRAGSRVTTEYPRITKRFFDDLGIPVRLFPSYGASEAKVPDLMDVVVDLTETGSTLRKNGLKIVGEIMESHTALLANRDSLRDPEKHREIDEIATLLMGVIEARRQVLLTMNVPAAALERVIEVLPAMKRPTLSRLHGIDYFSIQTVVQKGLVNGLIPALKAAGAEDILEIPITKIVR; encoded by the coding sequence ATGATCACGATTGCGCTCCCAAAAGGGAGCCTTGAAGCGCAGACGCTACAGGTCTTCAAGGAGGCGGATCTCGAGGTCAGACGGACAGACCGCGATTACAATCCCAGGATCGATGACCCCAGGATCGGTAAGGTGAAGATCCTCAGGCCGCAGGAGATCCCGCTCTACGTCCAGATGGGCTACTTCGATCTCGGGATATCCGGGGTTGACTGGGTTGAGGAGAGCGGTGCCGACGTTGTTGAGGTTGCAAACCTCTCCTACAGCAAGACCGGCGACGGGAACGTGAAGATTGTTGTCGCGGTTCACCGTGACGAACCGATCGAGGACGTCACCGCTATCCGCGCCGGCAGCCGGGTTACAACTGAGTATCCCCGGATCACGAAACGGTTCTTTGACGACCTCGGGATCCCGGTCAGGCTCTTCCCCTCCTACGGGGCTTCAGAGGCGAAGGTCCCGGACCTGATGGACGTGGTCGTCGACCTCACCGAGACGGGGAGCACCCTCCGGAAGAACGGGCTCAAGATCGTGGGAGAGATCATGGAGTCACACACCGCGCTCCTGGCAAACCGCGACTCGCTCCGCGACCCGGAGAAGCACCGGGAGATCGACGAGATCGCAACACTTCTCATGGGGGTGATCGAGGCGCGCCGCCAGGTTCTCCTGACGATGAACGTGCCGGCGGCGGCGCTTGAGCGTGTCATCGAGGTGCTCCCGGCGATGAAGAGGCCCACCCTCAGCAGGCTTCACGGGATCGACTACTTCAGCATCCAGACGGTGGTTCAGAAAGGGCTTGTCAACGGGCTGATCCCTGCTCTCAAAGCCGCGGGTGCCGAGGATATCCTTGAGATCCCGATAACAAAGATCGTGCGGTGA
- the rimI gene encoding ribosomal protein S18-alanine N-acetyltransferase: MMPLQLTILRAQPSDIPQIVGIEMVAFVDPWDEMTLRETLNCFPETFFVAKTNGDLVGFIVGGIEDTGEEVYGHIMNFAVAPRCRRRGVGRHLLRRLEQEYAILGANGIQLEVRVSNTVAQEFYHSLGYREVFQVASYYSNGEDALVMMKWFRF; this comes from the coding sequence ATGATGCCCCTTCAGTTAACCATTCTTCGGGCGCAGCCCTCAGACATTCCACAGATCGTTGGCATAGAGATGGTGGCCTTCGTCGATCCATGGGATGAGATGACACTCCGGGAAACTCTCAATTGCTTCCCGGAGACGTTCTTTGTGGCAAAAACCAATGGCGATCTGGTCGGTTTCATCGTTGGCGGGATCGAGGACACCGGGGAAGAGGTTTATGGGCACATAATGAACTTTGCCGTCGCTCCCCGTTGCCGCCGCCGGGGGGTGGGGCGACACCTCCTCCGCCGCCTGGAGCAGGAGTATGCCATCCTGGGCGCTAACGGCATCCAACTCGAGGTCAGGGTCAGCAACACCGTGGCGCAGGAGTTTTACCACAGTCTCGGCTATCGCGAGGTATTCCAGGTGGCATCCTACTACTCAAACGGGGAAGACGCCCTTGTCATGATGAAATGGTTCCGGTTTTAA
- the hmgA gene encoding hydroxymethylglutaryl-CoA reductase (NADPH) translates to MDEYIERLKDGSLKLYALERELPPEEAVRVRRAFIEGETGTPLPAIGSFTIGIDRVVKRNIENMIGAVQVPVGVAGPLMVHGEYASGPYYIPLATTEGALVASVNRGCSLITRAGGADVRIMRDGMTRAPVFATRDIIHAKETADWVETHTAEIREAAESTTKHGEFLKATTYIAGTSVFVRLEFDTKDAMGMNMVTIASQKVGELIERETGARLVSLSGNMCTDKKPAAINLVQGRGKTVVAGVRLSETLIADLLKTDAETLLEVNYRKNLVGSARAASFGFNAQAANVVAGIFIACGQDAAHVVEGSTAITTVDRVEGGVYVSVSIPSLPVGTVGGGTGVETQHECLAMLGVAGGGDPPGANAKAFGEIVAAAVLAGELSLLGALAAQHLARAHQNLGRG, encoded by the coding sequence ATGGATGAGTATATCGAGAGGCTGAAAGACGGGTCTCTCAAGCTCTATGCGCTCGAGAGGGAACTCCCCCCGGAAGAGGCCGTAAGGGTGCGGCGGGCGTTCATCGAGGGCGAGACCGGGACTCCTCTTCCCGCGATTGGATCGTTCACGATCGGGATCGATCGGGTCGTGAAACGCAACATCGAGAACATGATAGGGGCTGTCCAGGTTCCGGTCGGTGTTGCAGGACCGCTCATGGTGCACGGCGAGTACGCCAGCGGGCCATACTACATCCCCCTCGCCACGACCGAAGGAGCACTTGTCGCCTCGGTGAACCGCGGTTGTTCGCTGATAACCCGGGCGGGTGGTGCGGATGTCCGGATCATGCGCGACGGGATGACCCGGGCACCGGTCTTTGCCACCCGCGATATCATTCACGCGAAAGAGACGGCAGACTGGGTGGAGACGCACACCGCCGAGATCCGGGAGGCCGCTGAGAGCACCACAAAGCACGGAGAGTTCCTCAAAGCCACGACCTACATCGCCGGCACGAGCGTCTTCGTCAGGCTTGAGTTCGACACGAAGGACGCGATGGGCATGAACATGGTGACGATCGCCAGCCAGAAGGTGGGCGAACTCATCGAGCGCGAGACCGGTGCAAGACTCGTCTCCCTCTCGGGAAACATGTGCACCGACAAGAAACCCGCGGCCATCAACCTCGTCCAGGGCAGGGGTAAGACGGTGGTTGCCGGGGTGCGGCTCAGCGAGACACTGATCGCGGATCTCCTGAAGACCGATGCGGAGACACTGCTCGAGGTCAACTACCGCAAGAACCTTGTGGGCTCAGCGCGGGCGGCCTCGTTCGGGTTCAACGCCCAGGCGGCAAACGTGGTTGCCGGGATATTCATCGCCTGCGGTCAGGACGCGGCCCACGTCGTCGAGGGCAGCACCGCAATCACAACCGTCGACCGGGTTGAGGGTGGTGTTTACGTCTCGGTCAGCATACCCTCGCTCCCCGTCGGGACTGTCGGCGGAGGAACCGGTGTTGAGACCCAGCACGAGTGCCTGGCGATGCTTGGTGTCGCGGGCGGCGGTGACCCGCCGGGAGCCAATGCAAAGGCTTTTGGAGAGATCGTTGCCGCTGCGGTCCTTGCCGGCGAACTCTCACTCCTCGGCGCCCTGGCAGCCCAGCACCTGGCCCGGGCACACCAGAACCTGGGGCGGGGATGA
- a CDS encoding amino acid kinase family protein, which produces MAERFEIGSRLRGESLVRRGMLRRTGVSTIRIVPDLNVIKIGGHGVIDYGREVVYPLIEEIGELSRRQKILVATGGGARVRHILDVGIDLGMPTGVLAELAGKISEQNAIMISILFSKYNGVRIHTEDLLSLPSLISLGMLPVVQGTPPYGLYEHPPKLGTIPPHRTDTGAFLMAEVVGAKNCILGKNVDGLYTENPVENPDAELIPEITAEELLEMEMEDMVLEPMAVELLRDAVYVREIKVVNAHTPGNITKAVNGGRVGTLIRA; this is translated from the coding sequence ATGGCGGAACGGTTTGAGATTGGATCAAGGCTGCGCGGCGAAAGTCTGGTCAGGCGAGGAATGCTCCGCAGGACAGGCGTTTCCACGATACGGATCGTGCCCGACCTGAACGTGATCAAGATCGGCGGCCACGGAGTCATCGATTACGGCCGGGAGGTTGTATACCCGCTGATCGAGGAGATCGGAGAACTTTCCAGGCGCCAGAAGATCCTTGTAGCCACCGGAGGAGGCGCCCGCGTCCGCCACATCCTCGACGTCGGCATCGACCTCGGTATGCCCACGGGGGTGCTCGCGGAACTTGCGGGCAAGATCAGCGAGCAGAATGCGATCATGATCTCCATCCTCTTCTCGAAATACAACGGCGTTCGGATCCATACCGAAGACCTCCTGAGTCTGCCCTCACTGATCTCGCTCGGGATGCTCCCGGTCGTTCAGGGCACACCGCCATACGGGCTCTACGAACACCCCCCAAAACTTGGAACCATCCCGCCGCACCGGACGGATACCGGCGCCTTCCTTATGGCGGAGGTGGTCGGCGCGAAGAACTGCATCCTTGGAAAGAACGTGGACGGCCTCTACACCGAGAACCCCGTCGAGAATCCTGATGCCGAACTCATCCCGGAGATCACGGCCGAAGAACTCCTGGAGATGGAGATGGAGGATATGGTGCTCGAACCGATGGCGGTCGAACTTCTCCGGGACGCCGTTTACGTCAGAGAGATCAAAGTGGTGAACGCACATACCCCCGGCAACATCACAAAGGCCGTGAACGGGGGACGGGTCGGCACGCTGATCCGGGCGTAG
- a CDS encoding P-loop domain-containing protein → MSGTEGSWQAEAGRIAAALDGGRARVDLERLRPPVNTYLVRSLDKTALRFSLPVLLTPPPGTASHPGADGAVWAVIEAVKAAVPVEPALGPIAGIGTEHPAHCQQNVEPVTLIASPGAIGTDLWRPGDDNRIDSRGLHLVVRGALPYPGPPGRGTEREVAERLGVLLEAVDRVARRVPAVEIAAACALSLDQKALRRALPGMGLVAFIADGTRPARRFTRLRGHHRIAGPKEGVHVPFRCPRELDPIEVELEGSGRVVTGLGLRRGEVFAVAGSNAEGKSTLLKAIVAGQDDHAAGDGRELLVSVNGVVGAEANEQELVGADVSLFFQSLPPGLSGDPRAAYGRGSGSLVMAEKIQAAIRAAAPILIIDEDRAATNLLVPGCLQRGEVTPLSTLLATRRQAIGDTTILFAASSLDVLIAQADRILLLSGHEAQALDPREFRRRLDRHLVGVRELLAAQERMDDC, encoded by the coding sequence ATGAGTGGAACGGAGGGCTCCTGGCAGGCTGAGGCTGGCCGGATCGCCGCGGCTCTTGACGGGGGCCGGGCGCGTGTCGACCTGGAGAGGCTGAGGCCTCCTGTCAACACCTACCTCGTCCGCTCGCTCGATAAAACGGCGCTCCGGTTCAGTCTTCCCGTCTTGCTCACACCGCCGCCAGGCACGGCCAGTCATCCCGGTGCTGACGGGGCGGTCTGGGCGGTGATCGAGGCCGTCAAGGCGGCGGTCCCGGTCGAACCCGCACTCGGCCCCATCGCAGGTATCGGGACGGAGCACCCCGCCCATTGCCAGCAGAATGTGGAACCTGTCACGCTGATCGCCTCACCGGGCGCCATCGGAACTGATCTCTGGCGACCGGGCGATGATAACCGGATCGACTCGCGGGGTCTTCACCTGGTCGTCAGGGGCGCACTCCCTTATCCGGGGCCGCCTGGGCGGGGCACGGAGCGGGAGGTCGCAGAACGCCTGGGTGTGCTCCTTGAGGCCGTCGACCGTGTAGCGCGCCGGGTGCCTGCGGTGGAGATTGCCGCGGCCTGTGCTCTCTCCCTTGACCAGAAAGCCCTCCGCCGCGCCCTGCCGGGGATGGGGCTTGTTGCATTCATTGCCGATGGCACGCGCCCGGCCCGCCGGTTCACCAGGCTCCGGGGTCACCATCGGATTGCAGGCCCAAAGGAGGGTGTTCACGTTCCTTTCCGCTGTCCGCGGGAACTCGACCCGATCGAGGTCGAACTTGAGGGGAGCGGCAGGGTGGTGACGGGGCTTGGACTCCGGCGTGGGGAGGTCTTCGCGGTTGCCGGTTCAAACGCTGAGGGGAAGAGCACCCTCCTCAAGGCGATCGTTGCCGGCCAGGACGACCACGCCGCCGGCGACGGGCGTGAACTCCTGGTCAGTGTCAACGGGGTTGTGGGGGCGGAGGCAAACGAGCAGGAACTGGTGGGTGCGGATGTCAGCCTCTTTTTCCAGAGCCTCCCACCCGGCCTATCGGGCGATCCCCGCGCGGCCTACGGCCGCGGGAGCGGATCCCTCGTGATGGCAGAAAAGATCCAGGCAGCGATCCGTGCTGCAGCGCCCATCCTCATCATCGACGAGGACCGCGCCGCGACCAACCTGCTGGTCCCCGGGTGCCTTCAGAGAGGTGAGGTGACACCGCTCTCCACGCTGCTTGCCACCAGGCGCCAGGCGATCGGGGATACAACGATCCTGTTTGCCGCCTCCTCGCTCGATGTACTGATAGCGCAGGCTGATCGGATCCTGCTCCTCTCCGGTCATGAGGCGCAGGCGCTCGATCCCCGGGAGTTCCGGCGGCGACTGGACAGGCACCTTGTCGGCGTGCGAGAACTTCTGGCGGCGCAGGAGAGAATGGACGACTGCTGA